One region of Candidatus Binatia bacterium genomic DNA includes:
- a CDS encoding MBL fold metallo-hydrolase, with amino-acid sequence MRVTLWGTRGSLAAPGVDTTHYGGNTSCVEVVGPAGTRLILDAGTGVRRLAASLDRTTRRVDLLLTHLHLDHIQGLGFFWPIHQAGVDVHIWGPPSTTLTLRQRLMRYLSPPLFPVHLRDLACCLHLHEVTTDRFEIGELEVTAALVCHPGPTLGYRIAASTGTVTYLPDHEPALGVEPFPRAPEWTSGYQLAANVDLLIHDSQFAQSEYPEHVGWGHSSLEQAMQFAALANVKQFVPFHHDPSHTDADVDRLIAAAIAQLRPAFTVIPGTEGRKIQIGRPAARQPRRPVSNPRAATRQRAVQRRLSAR; translated from the coding sequence ATGCGCGTCACTCTCTGGGGCACGCGCGGCTCGCTGGCCGCGCCCGGAGTGGACACCACCCACTATGGCGGCAACACGTCCTGCGTCGAGGTCGTGGGACCCGCCGGCACCCGTCTCATCCTCGACGCGGGAACCGGCGTGCGCCGTCTGGCCGCGAGTCTCGACCGGACCACGCGCCGGGTCGACTTGCTGCTCACCCACCTCCACCTTGACCACATCCAGGGACTCGGTTTCTTCTGGCCCATTCACCAGGCCGGCGTCGACGTCCACATCTGGGGCCCGCCGAGCACGACCCTGACGCTGCGCCAGCGCCTGATGCGCTACCTTTCCCCGCCGCTGTTCCCGGTACACCTGCGGGACCTGGCGTGCTGCCTCCATCTGCACGAAGTCACCACCGACCGTTTCGAAATCGGCGAACTCGAAGTGACCGCCGCCCTCGTCTGCCACCCCGGACCGACCCTCGGATATCGCATTGCCGCCAGCACCGGAACCGTCACCTACCTTCCGGACCACGAACCGGCGCTGGGCGTCGAACCTTTCCCGCGGGCGCCGGAGTGGACCTCCGGTTACCAGCTCGCCGCGAACGTCGATCTCCTGATCCACGACTCCCAGTTCGCGCAGTCCGAGTATCCAGAGCACGTCGGCTGGGGCCACAGCAGCCTCGAACAAGCCATGCAGTTTGCCGCCCTTGCGAACGTCAAGCAGTTCGTACCCTTCCATCACGACCCGTCACACACCGACGCGGATGTGGACCGCCTCATCGCGGCGGCGATAGCGCAACTGCGCCCGGCGTTTACCGTCATCCCGGGCACGGAGGGAAGGAAGATCCAGATCGGCCGCCCGGCGGCTCGCCAGCCCCGCCGCCCGGTGTCTAACCCGCGCGCCGCCACACGCCAGCGCGCGGTTCAACGCCGCCTTTCCGCACGTTAA
- a CDS encoding PAS domain-containing protein, translating to MEHKEVEVILTRQLASSLTLPAFIVDAGGTLVFYNEAAERVLGVRFEETGEMPADEWATSWMPTDDAGRPIPAARLPLMVALSERRVAHAFLWVQGLDRTRRKLEAIAFPLSCQGERNLGAMLVFHEVGH from the coding sequence ATGGAACATAAAGAGGTCGAGGTCATCCTGACCCGTCAGTTGGCCAGCTCCCTCACGCTGCCGGCGTTCATCGTCGACGCCGGCGGCACGCTCGTGTTTTACAACGAAGCGGCGGAACGTGTCCTCGGCGTCCGCTTCGAGGAGACCGGCGAGATGCCGGCGGACGAGTGGGCCACATCCTGGATGCCGACCGACGACGCCGGCCGACCGATCCCCGCCGCCCGACTGCCGCTGATGGTTGCCCTCAGCGAACGCCGCGTCGCCCACGCGTTCCTGTGGGTGCAGGGCCTCGATCGTACGCGGCGGAAATTGGAGGCGATTGCGTTCCCGCTGTCTTGTCAGGGCGAGCGCAATCTCGGGGCGATGCTGGTCTTTCACGAGGTGGGACACTGA
- a CDS encoding SDR family oxidoreductase, whose translation MRLQGQVAVVTGAARGIGLGIARCLAAEGASIGIVDIDGTEAQTAAANLGVPAIGIAADISQEREAIAAVDAVAERFGGLDIMVNNAGGGGPNSVLSVGNPFTRVEQAGWDDQLTTNLRTTFAGCKAAIPHLERRGGGSIVNIASIAGLVPNPAIPAYGAAKAGVIHVTRSLGLELGPKNIRVNAICPGFLWTRAWEMLAMLLKMTVPRYADMEPRDIFMDQVRSATPLGREQTPEDIGKLVVFLASADAQNITGQAISVDGGITLRVGPSRDVG comes from the coding sequence ATGCGACTGCAAGGACAGGTGGCCGTGGTTACCGGCGCGGCTCGCGGTATCGGCCTGGGAATCGCTCGCTGTCTGGCCGCCGAGGGGGCATCGATCGGCATCGTCGACATCGACGGAACCGAGGCCCAAACGGCCGCCGCCAACCTCGGCGTGCCGGCCATCGGTATTGCCGCCGACATCTCCCAGGAGCGGGAGGCCATCGCCGCCGTCGATGCCGTTGCCGAGCGCTTTGGCGGGCTCGACATTATGGTCAACAATGCCGGGGGCGGTGGGCCGAACAGCGTGCTCTCGGTCGGCAACCCCTTCACCCGCGTCGAACAGGCCGGATGGGACGACCAACTGACAACCAACCTGCGAACCACCTTCGCCGGCTGCAAGGCGGCCATTCCCCACCTCGAACGGCGCGGTGGCGGATCGATCGTCAATATCGCCTCGATCGCCGGACTGGTGCCGAACCCCGCCATTCCCGCCTACGGGGCGGCGAAGGCCGGGGTGATTCACGTGACTCGTAGTCTGGGGCTCGAACTCGGACCGAAGAACATCCGGGTCAACGCCATCTGCCCAGGCTTCTTGTGGACGAGGGCGTGGGAAATGCTCGCCATGCTGCTCAAGATGACGGTCCCTCGCTACGCCGACATGGAGCCGCGCGACATCTTCATGGATCAGGTGCGCAGCGCGACGCCACTGGGACGCGAGCAGACTCCCGAGGACATCGGCAAGCTCGTCGTGTTCCTCGCCAGCGCCGACGCGCAGAACATCACAGGTCAGGCGATCTCGGTGGACGGTGGCATCACGCTGCGCGTCGGGCCCAGCCGCGACGTCGGCTGA
- the fabZ gene encoding 3-hydroxyacyl-ACP dehydratase FabZ: MAGPFRLVDRVIEVIPGERIVALKNVSLNEPYLAGHFPGMPIVPGVLICESLAQAGAILLERSAGASGPVELAGLDAVRFRRPVWPGDQIRLEVELQTRRGAVWKMRGRALVDGEVVADGVLRLRDA, translated from the coding sequence ATGGCGGGACCGTTCCGCCTGGTCGACCGTGTGATCGAGGTAATCCCGGGCGAGCGGATCGTGGCGCTGAAGAACGTGAGTCTCAACGAACCGTACCTCGCCGGACACTTTCCCGGCATGCCGATCGTGCCGGGTGTGCTGATTTGCGAGAGCCTGGCTCAGGCCGGTGCGATCCTGCTCGAACGTTCCGCTGGTGCATCCGGACCGGTCGAGCTCGCCGGCCTCGACGCTGTGCGCTTCCGGCGGCCGGTGTGGCCCGGGGACCAGATCCGTCTCGAGGTCGAGTTGCAAACGCGGCGCGGGGCGGTGTGGAAGATGCGCGGCCGAGCGCTGGTCGACGGTGAAGTGGTCGCCGACGGGGTGCTGCGGTTACGCGACGCGTGA
- a CDS encoding glycosyltransferase family 2 protein, producing the protein MGGVVTGARQHVSDVLVVDDGSGDDTAVQARGAGAAVVTHPQRRGKGVALLTGMRALHAAGVSHALTMDGDGQHLPSQIPALLQALADSPEALILGARRMDRVEAAPLRLFGNRFANRWVEIACGQAIPDTQSGFRVYPLAAVLRLPLRAHHFAFETEVLIRAVRAGIRIESVPVDVYYPPPAEHASHFRPVVDTLRMIVVVLGLIFRLW; encoded by the coding sequence ATTGGCGGCGTCGTGACCGGCGCCCGGCAGCATGTTTCCGACGTGCTGGTGGTCGACGACGGCTCCGGCGACGACACCGCCGTGCAAGCGCGCGGCGCCGGCGCCGCCGTCGTCACCCACCCGCAGCGCCGCGGCAAGGGTGTCGCCCTGCTCACCGGCATGCGCGCGTTGCACGCCGCGGGCGTCAGCCACGCCCTGACCATGGACGGCGACGGGCAACACCTCCCGTCGCAGATCCCCGCCCTGCTGCAAGCTCTGGCCGACTCACCGGAAGCGTTGATCCTCGGGGCGCGGCGAATGGACAGGGTCGAAGCGGCGCCGTTACGGCTGTTCGGTAACCGCTTCGCGAACCGCTGGGTAGAGATCGCCTGCGGGCAGGCGATTCCCGACACCCAGTCGGGATTTCGTGTCTACCCGCTCGCCGCGGTGCTGCGCCTGCCGCTGCGCGCGCATCACTTTGCGTTCGAAACGGAGGTGTTGATCCGTGCCGTGCGCGCGGGGATCCGGATCGAATCGGTTCCGGTCGACGTGTACTACCCGCCGCCGGCGGAGCACGCCAGCCATTTCCGGCCGGTCGTCGACACGCTGCGCATGATCGTGGTCGTTCTCGGGCTGATCTTTCGCCTGTGGTAG
- a CDS encoding 1-acyl-sn-glycerol-3-phosphate acyltransferase yields MPTSAPPAESVSAADQPVSRGRIVVNRLFFRGMLFAMGSIAVAMSLVLRNENLVWRFAKAQARNLARMCGVRIRIRGAEQLGNEPYVFAPNHQSHFDIVALLGYLPGNNRFAAKVDLFREPVLGLVLRRMGMIPIDRDDRPNAIDRMNRASAAGVSAIVFPEGTRSEDGRLLPFKKGAFVTAIRAGVPIVPVVCKGTHEVMPKGARLSILPGEVEIVVLSPIPTRGLTYEDRDDLMQRVRAAITRELAQPA; encoded by the coding sequence ATGCCCACTTCCGCACCGCCGGCCGAGAGCGTCTCCGCCGCCGACCAACCCGTCTCTCGCGGCCGGATCGTCGTCAACCGGCTTTTCTTTCGCGGCATGCTGTTCGCCATGGGATCGATCGCCGTGGCGATGTCCCTCGTGCTGCGCAACGAGAACCTCGTCTGGCGCTTCGCCAAGGCGCAGGCGCGCAATCTGGCGCGTATGTGCGGGGTGCGCATACGCATCCGCGGCGCCGAGCAGCTCGGGAACGAACCGTACGTCTTCGCGCCTAACCACCAGAGCCACTTCGACATCGTCGCCTTGCTGGGCTACCTCCCGGGAAACAATCGCTTCGCCGCCAAGGTCGATCTCTTCCGCGAGCCGGTCCTGGGCCTGGTGCTGCGGCGCATGGGCATGATCCCGATCGATCGCGACGACCGCCCGAATGCCATCGACCGCATGAACCGGGCAAGTGCAGCCGGGGTATCCGCGATCGTCTTTCCCGAGGGGACCCGCAGCGAGGACGGGCGCCTGCTGCCGTTCAAGAAGGGCGCGTTCGTCACCGCCATCCGCGCCGGCGTGCCCATCGTCCCGGTGGTCTGCAAGGGAACCCACGAGGTGATGCCGAAAGGGGCGCGACTGTCGATCCTTCCCGGCGAGGTCGAGATCGTCGTCCTGTCGCCGATCCCCACGCGGGGTCTGACTTACGAAGACCGGGACGATCTCATGCAGCGGGTGCGGGCGGCTATTACCCGCGAGCTGGCGCAACCGGCTTGA
- a CDS encoding B12-binding domain-containing radical SAM protein, whose amino-acid sequence MRVYLVSPTHYAPDGSLHRTTRYWTSGVTLPYLKALTPPGFKVSFVDELFHDVDLDRDCDIVGLTAMGPQIRRAYDLAERFRDRGKRVVLGGTWVSLTPEESMRHADAVVVGEAEHLWAEVLADLAAGRSAGIYRARRWHSLENLPRFDYTSLPLLKYDVYRKSWLYRMYFHWPVIFSRGCPHPCQYCAVQTYYDRSYRTRPVEEVIEDVRTIKALGGNRILFLDDNPIGRPDAAKELFRALIPLRVKWASQSTINIARDPELLDLAARSGCVSLSLGLESINPASLDAIGKGFNLPGRFARDIAAIRARGIQVIALLMLGLDGDTVDTFGRSLQFLIDNKISFLKLFTPCPYPGTAFHDALSGAGRIVTTDWSRYDYGSALIRPAQMSTDEMMAGFQYVYEGFYSVSAIARRLFPPPMGSYLETLAYLVANLKVNRYLRRHEAAWATIS is encoded by the coding sequence ATGCGCGTCTATCTCGTCTCGCCGACGCACTACGCCCCCGACGGTTCGTTGCACAGGACGACGCGTTACTGGACGAGCGGCGTGACGTTGCCGTACCTCAAGGCGCTGACGCCACCGGGCTTCAAGGTGTCCTTTGTCGACGAGCTGTTCCACGACGTCGACCTCGATCGCGACTGCGACATCGTCGGGTTGACGGCCATGGGCCCGCAGATCAGGCGGGCCTACGACCTCGCCGAGCGTTTCCGCGACCGCGGCAAGCGGGTCGTACTGGGAGGGACGTGGGTGAGTCTCACGCCCGAGGAGTCGATGCGGCACGCCGACGCCGTCGTCGTCGGCGAAGCCGAGCACCTGTGGGCGGAAGTGCTGGCCGACCTGGCGGCGGGCCGCAGTGCGGGTATCTACCGGGCGCGCCGGTGGCACTCGCTCGAGAACCTGCCGCGCTTCGACTACACCTCGCTGCCCCTGCTGAAATACGACGTCTACCGGAAGAGCTGGCTTTATCGCATGTACTTCCACTGGCCGGTGATCTTCTCGCGCGGCTGTCCGCATCCCTGCCAGTACTGCGCGGTGCAGACCTACTACGACCGCAGCTACCGCACGCGGCCGGTCGAGGAAGTCATCGAGGACGTGCGCACCATCAAGGCGCTTGGCGGCAATCGAATCCTCTTCCTCGACGACAATCCGATCGGCCGCCCCGACGCGGCCAAGGAGCTGTTTCGGGCCCTCATCCCGTTGCGGGTGAAGTGGGCGAGCCAGTCGACGATCAATATCGCCCGCGATCCCGAGCTCCTCGACCTGGCGGCGCGCAGCGGGTGTGTGAGCCTCTCGCTGGGACTGGAGAGCATCAATCCGGCCAGTCTCGACGCGATCGGCAAGGGCTTCAATCTGCCGGGACGGTTTGCGCGGGATATCGCCGCCATTCGCGCCCGTGGCATTCAGGTGATCGCACTGCTGATGCTCGGGCTGGACGGCGATACGGTCGACACCTTCGGCCGGTCGCTGCAATTCCTGATCGACAACAAGATCTCGTTTCTGAAACTGTTCACGCCGTGCCCGTATCCGGGAACTGCGTTCCACGACGCTCTGAGCGGCGCCGGGCGCATCGTGACCACCGACTGGAGCCGGTACGACTACGGCAGCGCGCTCATCCGGCCGGCGCAGATGAGTACCGACGAGATGATGGCCGGTTTCCAGTACGTCTACGAGGGATTCTATTCGGTGAGTGCCATTGCGCGCAGGCTGTTTCCGCCCCCCATGGGCAGCTACCTCGAGACCCTCGCGTACCTGGTCGCCAACCTCAAGGTGAACCGCTACCTGCGCCGCCACGAAGCAGCCTGGGCGACGATCTCCTAG
- a CDS encoding VCBS repeat-containing protein, whose amino-acid sequence MLARTVAAFLVLATLPFVGGCLMFAGRHWEEVRQSVVEPVNSSMHRHLPRDIKAKDKTAILAHYATDTGTGLTWDAATPVSDGFAERRTRWSGRSGPEPIGHRYDILLAQFRDIEKADLRIHRVHWDRPSPLGYPADFHLIVRGVAPNGERMLLDQWTRVWIDRRNDRWVIAGEEVRSRETVSAAQPRFEIATEAAGIRDVHEVEGSPVFRLIGDMAGSSGAAVADIDCDGFEDVALLSSSRLALYRNSGDGTFSDATAASDFPPRLDIAGTGLVFFDADNDGDPDLWIVGIRGERFYRNDGCSRFTDVSENAGIGPSAWSSMPIVADYDRDGFLDVFVVRMGDHENTAPEPNWDARNGVGDSLYRNNGDGTFTDVSEVAGIREPGWGLAGAWGDYNNDGYPDIYVGNEFGTNALYRNNRDGTFTDVAAVAGAEDRGAAMGIAWGDYDNDGDQDIFVSNMYANSRWVLFHPEFPPPVPWYFSWVPRSDVEKIIEELTRGSSLLRNNGDGTFTDVSEAAGVRDTQWGWGAEFLDYNNDGRLDIYASNGFITGDLPDDI is encoded by the coding sequence GTGCTGGCGCGGACGGTCGCGGCGTTTCTCGTCCTTGCTACGCTGCCGTTTGTCGGCGGCTGCCTGATGTTTGCCGGGCGGCACTGGGAGGAAGTTCGCCAGTCGGTCGTCGAGCCCGTCAACTCCTCCATGCACCGCCACCTGCCCCGTGACATCAAGGCGAAGGACAAGACCGCAATCCTCGCCCATTACGCCACCGATACGGGGACCGGTCTTACGTGGGATGCCGCGACACCGGTCAGCGACGGATTCGCGGAACGGCGCACGCGCTGGTCGGGACGGTCCGGCCCGGAGCCGATCGGACACCGTTACGACATTCTCCTCGCGCAGTTCCGCGACATCGAAAAGGCCGACCTCCGCATCCATCGGGTGCACTGGGACCGGCCGTCGCCGCTCGGATATCCCGCCGACTTCCACCTGATCGTGCGCGGGGTGGCGCCAAACGGCGAACGAATGCTCCTCGATCAATGGACCCGCGTCTGGATCGACCGCCGCAACGACCGCTGGGTGATCGCCGGCGAGGAAGTCCGCAGTCGAGAGACCGTCAGCGCGGCGCAGCCGCGGTTCGAGATCGCAACCGAAGCGGCAGGCATCCGCGACGTTCACGAGGTGGAAGGATCGCCGGTGTTTCGGCTCATCGGCGACATGGCCGGCAGCTCGGGTGCGGCGGTGGCCGATATCGACTGCGACGGCTTCGAAGATGTTGCCCTGTTGAGCAGTTCGCGGCTCGCGCTTTACCGCAACAGCGGCGACGGCACGTTTTCCGACGCGACGGCGGCCAGCGACTTTCCTCCACGGCTCGATATCGCGGGAACCGGCCTGGTGTTCTTCGACGCCGACAACGACGGCGATCCGGATCTGTGGATCGTCGGTATTCGCGGCGAGCGCTTCTACCGCAACGATGGCTGCTCCCGTTTCACCGACGTCTCCGAGAACGCCGGCATCGGACCGAGCGCCTGGTCGAGCATGCCCATCGTTGCGGACTACGACCGCGATGGCTTCCTCGATGTGTTCGTCGTCCGTATGGGGGATCACGAGAACACGGCGCCGGAGCCGAACTGGGATGCCCGCAACGGGGTTGGCGACTCGCTGTACCGAAACAACGGCGACGGCACCTTCACCGATGTCTCCGAAGTCGCCGGCATCAGAGAGCCGGGTTGGGGACTCGCCGGCGCGTGGGGCGACTACAATAACGACGGCTATCCGGACATTTACGTCGGCAACGAATTCGGGACCAACGCTCTGTACCGCAATAACCGCGATGGAACGTTTACCGACGTCGCGGCAGTGGCCGGCGCGGAAGACCGCGGTGCGGCGATGGGGATTGCGTGGGGCGACTACGACAACGACGGGGATCAGGACATCTTCGTTTCCAACATGTACGCCAACTCGCGGTGGGTGTTGTTCCATCCGGAGTTCCCGCCGCCGGTGCCGTGGTACTTTAGTTGGGTGCCCCGGTCGGACGTCGAAAAGATCATCGAGGAGCTTACCCGCGGCAGCTCGTTGCTGCGCAACAACGGCGACGGCACCTTCACCGACGTCAGCGAGGCGGCCGGCGTGCGCGACACGCAATGGGGGTGGGGCGCGGAGTTCCTCGACTACAATAACGACGGCCGGCTCGACATTTACGCCAGCAACGGGTTCATCACGGGGGACCTCCCCGACGATATATGA
- a CDS encoding CRTAC1 family protein, which yields MSIGEHSLNGMERDYLLRNNGDGTFVDVAYVNAADRIEDGRGVSIVDYDQDGQVDVVLRNYRQPAQLLHNRGGSGHWLEIDLEGTRSNRDAVGARITVAAGGKRQTREVRAGSAYLSASSLVQHFGLGKADRADEVRIDWPSGEVTLLFDTVADRRLFVREGDTRATTAGVPMTWR from the coding sequence GTGAGCATCGGTGAGCACAGCCTCAACGGCATGGAGCGCGACTATCTTCTGCGCAACAACGGCGACGGTACGTTCGTAGACGTCGCCTACGTCAACGCCGCCGACCGGATCGAGGACGGGCGCGGGGTGTCGATCGTCGATTACGATCAGGATGGGCAGGTCGACGTCGTCCTGCGGAACTATCGGCAGCCGGCGCAACTGCTGCACAATCGCGGTGGATCCGGCCACTGGCTGGAGATCGACCTGGAGGGCACGCGCAGCAACCGCGACGCCGTCGGCGCCCGAATTACGGTAGCGGCCGGAGGGAAGCGGCAGACTCGCGAGGTGCGGGCCGGCTCGGCGTATCTTTCGGCGTCGTCGTTGGTCCAGCACTTCGGACTCGGCAAGGCGGATCGCGCCGATGAAGTTCGCATCGACTGGCCCTCCGGCGAGGTGACGCTCCTGTTCGATACCGTGGCCGATCGCCGCCTCTTTGTACGCGAGGGGGATACTCGGGCCACCACGGCGGGAGTGCCCATGACCTGGCGGTAG
- the glgP gene encoding alpha-glucan family phosphorylase, whose product MAEEGFRYLLPPVKGIEFLAELALDTRWYWIHSADELWKLIDPEVWALTRNPWLILQTVSESRLKELAADPKVQKLGRAILEAYRQVLQAPAWFQAAHPQPPLGAVAYFCMEFMLTEALPIYSGGLGNVAGDQLKAASDLGVPVHGVGLLYQQGYFRQVLDRDGGQQALYPHNDPVQMPVVPVRTDGEWLRLSIDLPGRKLWLRTWEVRVGRARLYLLDSNDPANLPADRGITSELYGGGPELRLQQEMVLGIGGWRLLRAIGVDPIVCHLNEGHAAFAVLERARDFMRANQQPFDVALVVTRAGNLFTTHTAVPAGFDRFEPGLFRTYMSPYADDLGIGVDAVLALGRGNPADVSESFNMAYLAIRASGAVNGVSELHGVVSRGLFAPLFPRWPVAEVPVGAVTNGVHAPTWDSAAADALWTKRCGQARWLEGMPKVEQDFQKATDAELWQLRSNGRRDLVRWTRQRLARQFAAAGASAREVGETEQIFDPDALTIGFARRFATYKRPNLLLRDPQRLMRLLTNPKMPVQIVVAGKAHPQDEPGKALVRQWVQFTRDPAVARHVAFVADYDMSVTENLVQGVDLWLNNPRRPWEACGTSGMKVLVNGGLNFSELDGWWAEAYAPEFGWALGDGKEHGDDPAWDAAEAETLYRLLETEVVPLFYTRNGDGIPAGWVAKMRASMARLTPRFSTNRAVREYTEKHYLAAAQAYAGRAADKGRLGAEILRWSRTLAQRWGTLRFGDVRVNTAKNRHRFDIHVYLGDVDAGSVAIELYAEGLDGGAPVRVPLQRGAALTGATNAFLYSGDVAADRSPNDYTARVVPAHPAAMVPLEAAQILWER is encoded by the coding sequence ATGGCTGAAGAGGGATTCCGATACTTGCTGCCCCCGGTCAAGGGAATCGAATTCCTTGCCGAGCTGGCCCTGGATACGCGCTGGTACTGGATTCACTCGGCGGACGAACTCTGGAAGCTGATCGATCCGGAGGTGTGGGCGCTCACGCGCAACCCCTGGCTGATTCTGCAGACGGTGTCCGAATCGAGACTCAAGGAACTGGCAGCGGACCCGAAAGTGCAGAAGCTCGGTCGCGCGATTCTCGAGGCCTACCGGCAGGTGCTGCAGGCGCCGGCATGGTTCCAGGCGGCGCATCCGCAACCGCCGCTCGGGGCGGTGGCGTACTTCTGCATGGAGTTCATGCTGACCGAAGCGCTACCGATCTACTCCGGCGGCCTCGGCAACGTCGCCGGCGACCAGCTTAAGGCGGCCAGCGATCTCGGCGTGCCGGTTCATGGCGTCGGACTGCTCTATCAGCAGGGGTACTTCCGCCAGGTGCTCGACCGGGACGGCGGGCAGCAGGCCCTTTACCCGCACAACGATCCCGTACAGATGCCGGTGGTGCCGGTGCGCACCGACGGCGAGTGGCTGCGGCTGAGCATCGACCTGCCCGGGCGCAAGTTGTGGTTGCGCACCTGGGAGGTGCGTGTGGGCCGTGCCCGACTGTACCTGCTCGACAGCAACGACCCCGCGAATCTGCCCGCGGACCGCGGTATCACCAGCGAACTCTACGGGGGCGGCCCCGAGCTGCGGCTGCAACAAGAAATGGTCCTCGGCATCGGCGGCTGGCGGCTGCTGCGCGCGATCGGCGTCGACCCAATCGTGTGTCATCTGAACGAAGGGCACGCAGCCTTCGCGGTGCTCGAGCGCGCGCGCGACTTCATGCGCGCGAACCAACAGCCCTTCGACGTCGCGCTGGTCGTCACCCGCGCGGGCAATCTGTTCACGACTCACACCGCCGTACCTGCCGGGTTCGATCGCTTCGAGCCCGGGTTGTTCCGCACCTACATGTCGCCGTACGCAGACGATCTCGGCATCGGCGTGGACGCCGTGCTGGCGCTCGGGCGGGGTAACCCGGCGGATGTTTCGGAGTCCTTCAACATGGCTTATCTGGCGATCCGGGCGAGTGGCGCAGTCAACGGCGTCAGCGAGCTTCACGGCGTCGTCAGTCGCGGCCTGTTCGCCCCGCTCTTTCCGCGCTGGCCGGTGGCGGAGGTGCCCGTCGGCGCGGTGACCAACGGCGTCCATGCCCCGACCTGGGATTCGGCCGCGGCTGACGCCCTGTGGACGAAGCGTTGCGGTCAGGCGCGTTGGCTCGAGGGAATGCCGAAAGTCGAGCAGGACTTCCAGAAGGCCACCGACGCCGAACTCTGGCAGCTCCGCTCCAACGGCCGCCGGGACCTCGTACGCTGGACCCGGCAGCGACTCGCGCGGCAATTCGCCGCCGCCGGAGCCTCCGCACGCGAGGTCGGAGAAACCGAGCAGATCTTCGACCCCGACGCGCTCACCATCGGCTTTGCCCGGCGTTTTGCGACCTACAAGCGGCCGAATCTGCTGCTGCGCGACCCGCAGAGGCTGATGCGCCTGCTCACCAACCCCAAGATGCCGGTGCAAATCGTCGTTGCGGGCAAAGCGCATCCCCAGGACGAACCGGGCAAAGCGCTCGTGCGGCAGTGGGTGCAGTTCACACGCGATCCGGCAGTCGCGCGCCACGTTGCGTTCGTCGCCGACTACGACATGTCGGTCACCGAGAACCTGGTGCAGGGGGTCGATCTCTGGCTGAACAACCCGCGGCGGCCGTGGGAAGCGTGCGGTACGAGCGGCATGAAGGTGCTGGTTAACGGCGGCCTCAACTTTTCCGAGCTCGACGGTTGGTGGGCGGAGGCGTACGCGCCGGAGTTCGGCTGGGCGCTGGGCGACGGCAAGGAGCACGGCGACGATCCGGCGTGGGATGCCGCCGAGGCCGAGACCCTGTACCGACTCCTCGAAACCGAAGTGGTGCCCCTGTTCTACACGCGCAACGGCGACGGTATTCCGGCTGGTTGGGTGGCAAAGATGCGCGCCAGCATGGCGCGTCTTACGCCCCGGTTCTCGACCAACCGGGCCGTGCGCGAGTACACGGAGAAGCACTACCTGGCCGCGGCGCAGGCGTACGCGGGCCGAGCCGCCGATAAGGGCCGGCTCGGCGCCGAGATCCTGCGCTGGTCACGAACCCTGGCTCAGCGCTGGGGCACCTTGAGGTTCGGGGACGTCCGCGTCAATACGGCCAAGAACCGGCATCGGTTCGACATTCACGTCTATCTCGGCGACGTCGACGCCGGCAGCGTGGCGATCGAGTTGTACGCGGAAGGCCTCGACGGCGGCGCCCCGGTGCGCGTGCCATTGCAGCGCGGCGCGGCGCTAACGGGGGCCACCAACGCGTTTCTCTATTCCGGCGACGTGGCGGCGGACCGCTCGCCGAACGATTACACGGCCCGCGTCGTCCCCGCTCACCCGGCCGCGATGGTGCCGTTGGAGGCGGCGCAGATCCTCTGGGAGCGCTGA